From a region of the Triticum aestivum cultivar Chinese Spring chromosome 7D, IWGSC CS RefSeq v2.1, whole genome shotgun sequence genome:
- the LOC123165827 gene encoding uncharacterized protein: MARRHHLLLLLPLLALAFSFVAAAPEGQGDAAAFIDGASHRYLRDQQGDQATSMSLDEVSAAVSVLLGFAPPAMLPAPSSAKLNELLLPKPFDRPRAVFLMQIDGSHDSVDSFVSDAGSIYKTKIDVAKNAATGLTDRDELIVIRSDESSGSDVLDNELTNLATWLEGSYQKADSKLIIPLKSGNSLTLLLNKEVDVEFASSLISLLKTIKRGIQVHEDFSGGIVSPAELLVCHFTGIKALEDEYGSAEIVKQGVEVVQTALTKAFDQLQGAYNGKIVGLVISTKEASTSLASIIDAPSSLHISRRLAEASKTNATASIAAIYLVRLSLAWITGIIFLVSTLIGICLLMNMPLTRDTLLYSNVKMD; this comes from the exons ATGGCTCGCcgtcaccacctcctcctcctcctccctctcctcgcgcTCGCCTTCTccttcgtcgccgccgcccctgaG GGACAGGGAGATGCCGCCGCCTTCATCGACGGCGCGTCGCACCGCTACCTGCGGGATCAGCAGGGCGACCAG GCCACGTCGATGTCACTTGATGAAGTTTCCGCAGCTGTTTCTGTCTTGCTTGGTTTTGCACCACCTGCCATGCTTCCCGCGCCTTCTTCTGCAAAG TTAAACGAGCTGCTACTCCCAAAGCCATTTGACAGGCCTCGTGCTGTTTTCTTGATGCAAATTGATGGGTCCCATG ACTCTGTCGATAGCTTCGTATCTGATGCCGGTAGTATTTACAAAACCAAGATTGATGTTGCAAAAAATGCTGCTACAGGGCTTACAG ATAGGGATGAATTGATTGTCATTCGTTCAGATGAATCTTCTGGATCAGATGTTCTTGATAATGAACTCACCAACTTG GCAACCTGGTTGGAGGGATCCTATCAGAAGGCTGATAGCAAATTAATCATCCCATTGAAGAGTGGAAACAGTCTTACTTTGCTCCTCAATAAG GAAGTAGACGTTGAATTTGCATCCAGCTTGATCTCCCTTCTCAAAACCATCAAAAGGGGTATTCAGGTTCACGAAGATTTCTCAGGAGGCATTGTGAGCCCTGCAGAGTTATTAGTATGCCACTTCACGGGCATTAAG GCTCTGGAAGATGAATATGGTTCCGCAGAAATTGTCAAGCAGGGAGTGGAAGTAGTTCAAACAGCTCTCACCAAAGCATTTGATCAATTGCAGGGAGCATATAATG GGAAAATTGTTGGGCTGGTAATATCCACCAAGGAGGCTTCAACATCCTTGGCATCCATCATCGATGCACCGTCTTCATTGCATATCTCAAGACGGCTTGCAGAAGCATCTAAAACTAATGCTACAGCTTCTATAGCTGCTATATATCTTGTTAGATTGAGTCTTGCATGGATTACAGGGATCATCTTTCTTGTGTCAACTCTCATTGGG ATTTGCCTGCTCATGAACATGCCGCTTACCAGGGACACGCTCCTCTATTCGAATGTCAAGATGGATTAG